Genomic segment of Sinorhizobium meliloti:
TTCGAAATCCAGGAGCTAAGCGCCGTCTTCGGTGCGGCGCCGACCTTGATGTCGGCGACTTCGCCGCCCTTGAACATGGCGAGCGTGGGGATCGACCGGACGCCGTATTGCGCCGCGAGTTCGGGGTTTTCGTCGATGTTGAGCTTGACGACCTTGACCTTGCCGGCAAGCTCGGTTGCGATTTCTTCGAGGCTCGGCGCAATCATCTTGCACGGGCCGCACCATTCCGCCCAGAAGTCGACGACGACCGGTTCGGCCGAGTTCAGAACTTCTTTCTGAAAATTGGAAGTATCGACTTTCACAGTAGCCATCGGGTGCTCCTTCGGAATGGCAGTGTCCAGATGTTGTGTCTCATGTGAGGCATCGCCACCGGATTTTCAATATCGTGTATCTCACTTTGTCGCGAGCTCTTCAAGACTCCTGTCTAGCATCGGCTCGGGAAGCACCCGGATCGCCGGGCCTTCGGTGAAGATCAGCACGCATCGGAAACGCTTGCCGGGGTAAAGAGGTTTCAGGATTTCCCGATAGATCGCGAGCTGGTTTCTGTAGACCGGCGCGATCTCTTCCGGCGATTCCGGGATTTCGCGGTTGGTCTTGTAATCGGCGATGGTCACCATGTCGCCGGTGACGGCCAGACGGTCGATACGGCCCGATACGGCGAATTCGCGGGTCCCGAGCTTCAGCGTCCCCATGACGGAGACTTCCGCCCGGCTGTGCTCGCCGAAAAGCGGTTGCAGATCCGCATGGTTGAGCACGTCCATGACGTTCCCGGCAAGTGCGCGCCGTTCGGCTTCGGGCCAGCGCGGCACGGAACGGGCGAGATAGCGCTCCGCCGCGGCCAGGCGCTCGCGGCCGTCGACCGACGGAAGAACCTGCAGCAACCGGTGCAGGATCGCGCCGCGGAGCATCGAGAATTTCGGCGCGCTCTTCCCGGCGAAAAGGGCCGAGCCGACGATCGCTTCGCCGTCGGGGTCGTCGATTGCGATGGTCGTGCCGGACGGGGCAAGAGGCCGGGGCAGCCGCCGCGGCGCGGCCGGAGGCGTGAAAAGCGCCGTCGGCAATCCGGCTGTCGGCCGTTGCGATTCTTCGGATCCGCCTTCGGACGTCGGGAGGTCGCGCGGCACATGCGCTTCGCGCCAGGCAATGCCCTGCCACTCCTCGCTTCCGGCGCGGAAAAGCCTCGGCGTTCCGCGGCCCTTCAGGTCCTGTGCCAGCGTTCCCTGCACCATCGAATGCCAGGTGTCGGTGTTCTGCCGCTGTCCGCGATAGCCGCAGACGATCAGGCGGTCGGCTGCGCGCGTCATGCCGACATAGAGGAGCCGGCGGTATTCCTCCTCGGCGAGCTTCTTCAGCCGCTCGTTGTCGGCGGCGATGAGCGAGTTCGGCGCAGAACCCGGCGCGCGCCAGACCGGGACCGTGAGCCCGGAATGATCGGCCTGCGTTTTCTCCACGAAGCGAAGGTCCGAGACCTGCTGGCGGACGAAGGCCTCGCCGCCGCCGTCGACCAGGAAGACGACCGGCGCCTCGAGGCCCTTGGCGGCATGTACGGTCATAACGCGAACCTCGTCGCGTTCCTTGTCCTGTTCGCGCTTGACCGTGGGCGCTTCGATCTCCAGCGTCGAGATGAAAGCCTGCAGGCCCGGCAGACCGCTCCTTTCATGATCGAGAGCGAAGGTGAGGAATTCGTCGAGAATATCGCTGACTTCGCTGCCGAGCCGCGCCAGGAAGGCACGCCGTCCGCCATCGGCGCCGAGGACGCGGGCATAGAAATCGTGCGGCAGCAGTTCCCGTGCCAGGCCGGCATAACGCGAAAGCGTGCGGACCGCTCCGTGATAACGGCTCGTCTCATCCGCGCCCGCCTGCCAGAGCCGTCGCCAGAGGCTTTCACCCTCGGTCCGCCGCGCGGCGAGTTCGAAGACATCCTCCTCGGCAAAATCGAGGAGCGGGCTCTTCAGCAGTGCCGCGAGCGACAGATCGTCCTCGGGCAGAAGCACGAACCGGCCGAGCGCGATCAGGTCCTGCACGGCGATATGGCTGGTCAGAACCAGTCGGTCCGCGCCGGCGACGGGGATATTGCCCCGCCGCTTGAGGGCGCGTGTCAGGGCATTGACGAAGGCGTCGCGTTTGCGCACCAGCACGATGACGTCGCCGGGCCGCATGGCTCGGCGCACGCCTTTTTCGATCACCGTCTCCTGACCGATCCAATCTTCGAGCACCGCTGCAATGCGCCGGGCGAGGATGTTGACCGGCGCGCGCTCGGGCGTCGCGTCGAAAGGAGCGGTCCAATCCTCTTCCGAAGCCGCCGGCTCGGGCGCGATCACATCCCAGAGGTCGACGGCGCCGGGCTGGCCGATCCGGTTAGACGCATGCACGATCGCCTCGCTCCGCGCGCTCAGACCTCTCGCATTCCCGGAATTCGCAAAGACCGTATCGACGGCGGAGAGCACGTCCACCGTCGAGCGGAAAGAAAGCTGCAGGCGGATGGGGCTGAAGTGCCTGTTGCCCGCGCGCACCCGCCGCTCCGTCAACGTGCTCTCACGCGAGAAGCGCTCCGGCCGGGCGCCCTGGAAGGAGTAGATCGACTGCTTCTCGTCGCCGACGGCGAAAATCGTTCGGTCATCCGCGCGCGCCGTTTCGCCGGCAAAGAAATCCGCCGCGAGCGACTGGATGATCGCCCATTGCGCAGGACTCGTATCCTGCGCCTCGTCGACGAGGATATGGTCGATCCCCTGATCCAGCTTGTAGTGCACCCAGGCGCCCACGTCGCTTCGGGCAAGCAGTGCCGCCGTGCGGTTGATGAGATCCTCGAAATCGAGCTGGCTGCGTGCCTTCTTGAGCGCCTCGTAGTCGCGGTTGAGCCTCTCGGCGAGAATGAGGGCGGCGCGGGTCGCCCCGTACATCTGGACGATGCTCAGGCGGTCCACGCAGGCGAGCATGTGGATGCGCGCCTCTTCCGCCCTGAGTTCGAGCTGCGGCGCTGCACGGCGCATGGCGGCGTTCAGAAAGGCCGATTCCGCCTTGGGCTTGCCGCCGCCGTTGAAGAAGAGTTCCACGAGTTTGGCATAGCGGGCGGTGGCATCTTCGATCGCGCGGACGGCCCGCAAGCCTTCTGCGATGGCAGAGGGCTTGGCGCCGCCGAGGCGCAATCCAAGGTCGATATAGTCATCGAGTGCCGGGCCGTTGAGTCCCGCCAGCGGCCAGACCGC
This window contains:
- the trxA gene encoding thioredoxin; protein product: MATVKVDTSNFQKEVLNSAEPVVVDFWAEWCGPCKMIAPSLEEIATELAGKVKVVKLNIDENPELAAQYGVRSIPTLAMFKGGEVADIKVGAAPKTALSSWISNAVA
- the addA gene encoding double-strand break repair helicase AddA, giving the protein MRSDATGPEERTPEGWLDWTTQRQALASDPARSAWVSANAGSGKTHVLTQRVIRLLLAGCRPSAILCLTYTKAAASEMSNRVFEKLAEWATLDDSTLEKRIEAIEGKRPPTAKIQEARRLFARALETPGGLKIQTIHAFCEALLHQFPLEANVAGHFSVLDDRAAAVLLADARRALLTATAAASDRELAEAFATVLDLADDTGLEKLLAAIVANRAPIQAFLDHVSGRGGMDAHLRTALGLEPGETAETVMAAVWPLAGLNGPALDDYIDLGLRLGGAKPSAIAEGLRAVRAIEDATARYAKLVELFFNGGGKPKAESAFLNAAMRRAAPQLELRAEEARIHMLACVDRLSIVQMYGATRAALILAERLNRDYEALKKARSQLDFEDLINRTAALLARSDVGAWVHYKLDQGIDHILVDEAQDTSPAQWAIIQSLAADFFAGETARADDRTIFAVGDEKQSIYSFQGARPERFSRESTLTERRVRAGNRHFSPIRLQLSFRSTVDVLSAVDTVFANSGNARGLSARSEAIVHASNRIGQPGAVDLWDVIAPEPAASEEDWTAPFDATPERAPVNILARRIAAVLEDWIGQETVIEKGVRRAMRPGDVIVLVRKRDAFVNALTRALKRRGNIPVAGADRLVLTSHIAVQDLIALGRFVLLPEDDLSLAALLKSPLLDFAEEDVFELAARRTEGESLWRRLWQAGADETSRYHGAVRTLSRYAGLARELLPHDFYARVLGADGGRRAFLARLGSEVSDILDEFLTFALDHERSGLPGLQAFISTLEIEAPTVKREQDKERDEVRVMTVHAAKGLEAPVVFLVDGGGEAFVRQQVSDLRFVEKTQADHSGLTVPVWRAPGSAPNSLIAADNERLKKLAEEEYRRLLYVGMTRAADRLIVCGYRGQRQNTDTWHSMVQGTLAQDLKGRGTPRLFRAGSEEWQGIAWREAHVPRDLPTSEGGSEESQRPTAGLPTALFTPPAAPRRLPRPLAPSGTTIAIDDPDGEAIVGSALFAGKSAPKFSMLRGAILHRLLQVLPSVDGRERLAAAERYLARSVPRWPEAERRALAGNVMDVLNHADLQPLFGEHSRAEVSVMGTLKLGTREFAVSGRIDRLAVTGDMVTIADYKTNREIPESPEEIAPVYRNQLAIYREILKPLYPGKRFRCVLIFTEGPAIRVLPEPMLDRSLEELATK